Below is a window of Rhea pennata isolate bPtePen1 chromosome 2, bPtePen1.pri, whole genome shotgun sequence DNA.
AATAATACCAAGTAACATGcatgttatttttagaaagtagAAACTATGAAAACAAGCAACCAACCAAGACTTAAATTATTCACGAATAATTTTTTGCTAAATAATTTTTAGTAATCTATATAGCTGAAATAAAGCATCATTGATGAGGGACAAATTAAGGAGAAGTAgttattttgtgtttctaacgtaattgtttctctttctttgcaagCTAGATGCCATGTACGTATATGATATATAGCAGTTTTGCATATTAAATTCTGAATCAGTTTCTtacctaaagaaaaataaggacgATACTCCactgtttgtttgtgtttttttaaaacatatccAAAGAAACAGTCCCGGCAGGAAATTATTTGGCAAGTCACTTAAATTTTTGATGATTAGAGGATAAAGATCGCTTGCACATAAACTTATATAAAACTTTATGTTCTATGAGTCACTCCAtgaagctttaaagaaaaaaacaaaacaaactttattTAACATACAAAATGAGGTCATTGGCTAAGAATTATTGAGAAACCAGTGAGAAAGGTCTTGTAGAAAAGTAAACCCTGCTTAGGATTCATGTGGTGTCTCCTGACAAGTGGTTCAAACTAGAGGACATCATTTGGAATACCTAAAAATTACCGTCAAAGCCCTTCAGTAAACACACCTTTACATCATGGATGTTTTTAACCTCCTGACTCTTATCTGTTTGTGTTCTTTAAAGCAATGTCAGGGTCAGAGATGGAAATTGGTATATGAGTTGTAGTATTACATCAAACAGAGCCTGCATAAACATATACACTACCTTCACTTCATTGATGTCTTATGGCCTACACAAAAACATTGCTTTGTTGATTGAAACTGTCCTCAGTTATCACAACCTGTTCTGAAGTATGTGGGttatattttatacaaacaaaatatgaaGGGGCTGATTTATATGTGTCTGGCTTTCCTGTAGACAGCCATCTGCAGCCAACGTCTGCTTTAGTAGAGCTTTAAGTTTCCTCAGCTTGAATGTACAAGGGCCAGCAAATAGAACAAGGTCAGGCCACCACATAGAGCTGACCTGTGAttataaaggaaacaaaacaaaaacaccttcAATTCTTTTTTGTATAATCTGTGGGGTTTTGCCTGCTTATCATTAAGTgataagctgaaaaaaaaaaaaaaaggcctctAAATAGCTTCCAGTTGTTAGGAAATATCTGGACAGTTCAGATACTGccagctgccccacagcaatGAGAAGTGCCAAAGGCCTGAATACTCCATGGTGCTTTGGAGGAATGAGATTCTCGCAAACCAATGGAAATTTTGTGACATCGGCCTTTGCAACATGGCCTGCAAGTCAACAGCGCTCAGGCAAGGGACTGTGCTCTTGCCTTAAGTCTCTCTTTGTATCTCATCACAAGCAGCCAGCAGTAGAATGAGCCTCAATTCTGTTCACACAAAAGCAATCTAAATCAAGAAATACACGTACATAGatacagaacaaacaaacatacacacatgtgcacatgcatacGAGCTCTTTGGGTCTTTGTCATCATCCCGCTGGCTCTGCTTttaatttgggattttttttcatattcatgcAAGGgattttgtattgttttcttttccactttgagggaggaaagaagggtGTTGAGCCTAAGCTGCTACTTTTCTGTGGCTTCTCACTGCATGTTGAGTAGGGGAATCATCATGTTCTACATAAGATGTGCAAGAAGAATGTTTACActtgaaaggggaaaataagCATTAGAGAGCGAAAGGTCTGCCTGCTGTGTTTTTCCACGGAAGTTACTGAGTCCCAGGTTTTCAGCCAGAATCTGATCCCAGTCACAGAAATGTGAAACTCACAAAATTCTTTGTAAAACTAACTTTGTTTAATATACTTCAAAATGCAAGTCGATTTTGAGTGGAGACACACTTTGGGGAATCCAGAGAGAGACCCTGAAAACAATCtgagctatttctttttattttacattccaTTAAATGTCTAAAAGATTGGACACCTAAAAATGATTACATGAAGTGTTCAggtgaaaatgtttcttccagTTGTAACTGTCTGTAACCGATAAGAATACTTTTATGAATTGAGTTATGGATATAGGGAGTTAAAACACACTAAGTACTACACTATAAATAAAGCCTGaatactaaaaagaaacaaaaaagtgaataataaaatataaagcattgctctgcagcttttctttgctttctttcacacAAACGATGCATTTACAAAAGAGAACTAAACACATATAAAAAGCccccacaaacaaacaaaaaccatgTTACATTAGATGACTTGACAGCGGAATTTGCTATTTCCAGCTTAGTACATACTGCGAATGCCAGGATAAAATTATCTGTTCAGCACAGCCGAGTTTGAGcgcttttgcttttattgcagTTGCAACCGCTgcatggaaaggagaaaagatttttttttggggggagggggtatctttatttatttatttatttttccgGGTGAAACTGGAGAAAGCCAGAGCGCCTCGCTTCGCCGGGAGCTGCTCGCCGACACGTtccgcgcgcgccccgcggagccgcggcggcggagcgacgtgcgcggcggcggcggcggcggcggcggcggcggcggcggctgcagccacccccgccccggccgccccggggccccccggCTCGGCACGTCGGTGTCCTCCTAACCTGCATGACGAAAATCAAACACGGGTTTGTTGCACGGCTTGCTGGGGAAATGTGAAGTCAGCTGCTTCGGTTTCAATGGggtttccctcctccccttcctccccccgccccaccgCCAGCACCACCAcggtttttttcttcttttttaaacatttacatttttatcaaaTGTCAAGAAAAGGAGATGCTTGTGACAGGCAAAAGGGGAGGGGAACATCCccctccgccctccccccccccgcattTTTCCCTGTTAACGACGCGTTAGAGGTGGGGGCGAGGGAATGAAAGCATTCCTGCATGTctggagggggggaaaaaaagaaaaaaaaagataaaaggggAAAGtgaaaggggaggggaagcgCGGTCAGGGACATGAACTGCCAGCGAAATGATGCTCCTCCGGCCCTCCCGTCCGGATAATCGTTAACTCGGGGTTAAAGATTAATAGCCAGGCACAGCACTGTATAAATGGCTCGGGGGGAGGCGAATGCGTGCAAAGtgcctgctgctcctccacGCACTGAGCCGGCCTCCGCCTGGTACTCACTCACCCCTGCAATGAGTGGCATGCAGTCTctgctgccctggctgctgctgctgctgctgctgccgctgccggcgctgctggggcccggcccggctggCGGAGTGGGCCTGCCACCGGCCCGCTGCGCCCCTTGCACTGCAGAGAAGCTGGCCCTGTGCCCGCCGGTGGCGGCTGGCTGCCCCGAGACGGCGCGGCAGCccggctgcggctgctgccAGATGTGCGCCctggggccggggcagccctgCGGGGTGTACACAGCCCGCTGCGCCCGCGGGCTCCGCTGCCGTGTCCCGCCGGAGCAGCCCGGCCCGCTGCGCGCCCTGCTCCGGGGCCAGGGCACCTGCCTGCCGCCCACCACCGGCGAGGCCGTCGAGCCCACAGGTACCGCACCGCGGCGGAGCGAGCCCTCGGGGGAGAGCGCAGTGAGGCCAGAATGAGGGTGCTGGGATGCTACCGCTCGCTTTGCATCAGTCGTAAGCAGGCGCTGGAGCGGGGCGAGTGCTTTTGCGTGCTCTGCTTGCGACCCTCTCTCAGAAGCCACACGAGGTGGTGGGAAGACCTGTGCGGGCTTTGCGCTTGGCTCCGCTTTGAGCATGGGAAGTACCTTCAGCGGTGCATTGCTGACCGGTCCCTCTCTGAGCAAAATGCAGCAGGCAGGCGGCTCAAGCATCTTAGGCTAAGTGACGAGCAAGAACTTCTAACAGCGTTGCTTCAACagtttgttatttatttttcagcatcatATTATTGCTACGGTTGCATATTGGTGGTTAAAGTAACTCAGTCATATAGCATTACCAAAATAACCCTGGCTGACTCAAAATCACAGTTGCCATTGCTGGCAGAAATGGAGTTATTCTTGTTTGGGGTGGTGATGGTGGGAGCAGTCACTAGACTTGGTGCTTAAGCCTTCTTCAGTTAAAACTGTCCAGTATTTGATGTtattctttctctgattttgttctttccttctttccctcctcagtcttcctcctcattttttttctaacacaTCACCccagggagggggggaaaaaaaaagttctgataTTTTTGATCCCTTCACTGGTCATTTGCAGCCTTAATCCTGCGAGTTATTTAAACAAGCCTCCATATCTGCACCCACGAGGTATCCCCGTGGCTGTTAAGACCTCTGTGGGGTTTGCGTGCTCCAAGCGGGGCGCAGGCTGGTGGGCCCAGCATGGTCCAGCTTCTCCTAGTCCCTGGGTATCCGATCCTCAGCGGGCCAGCGGGATCTGCTGCCCGCTTGTGTGGTTGCTGCCCCCCCTGTTACATGCCAAGCCACAGCACAAGCTAAAGGATGCTGTGGCATCGGGTCTCAACCAGTTCCTCTCCCAAATAAAAACTAGAACATATCGTTCTGATAAAAATCCATATGCGTTACAAGTTTGATTCCAGTCTTTCCTCATTTAGCAAAGTGTCTTTTACCTACTGTAGTCAGGTAAGACCTTTCATTTCCAACAGACTGGTTTCAGCTTCCTCTTTTTGGTATTTGAACGATTCCAGAGGGTAATAAAATAGCCAGCTTGTTAGAGAACAGCAGATGTGTCCTCATACCAATATATTACAGAACTTGAATTTGATGTGCTGCCCATGTAAAGATGGGGGAGGTACTAAAGTTGATCTTAGacatagcatttttcttttatcaatttttccttttcttcttcttttttccttggaGAAGTAAAGGCAAAAGCTCACTGAACATTTCCACCTTACTGTCATTCCTTTCCAGACTCTGTAGAACTGGAGGATATAACTttagaaagcacagaaatgacCCAGGATCAGCTGCTGAGCTATCAGTTGATGTTTCCCTTCGGCCAGGACAAATCCATCCCCTGGAACGCCATCACTGCCTatgaaaacatgaaagcaaAGAGGATATCTGAACTCAAGAAATGGAGAGAGCAGGTACGGGTTTTACTGCAAGCCTTTCAAACAGCATTTCAGTAGACAATATtgatataaaatactgaatgaaAATGTACATGACACTCTATCAGCAGCCCTGAGATGTCAGTGTTTTTGGTAGGCAGCAAACAGACTTATTTTGGAATATGCCAGTTAGATGGGTAAGCGAAATGGAAGTGGCTGTAAAAGCACTCGTGCATCAGTTACGAAGTTACAGGAACTCCTTGCAGAGGCTGAATCTTGCTCAGCAAGTGGTACCAGATTATAGCAAGCTCCACTTGAGGGCACCAGAGAACCAGGTTAGACCGCTTCCAGCCCTTCCCCGCACTAAATCGGCAGTCAGCGGGTCAGAAAAGCCCGGTTTTGCATGGCCAAAAAAATTCACTTAGCTGTAAGCCCTGTTAGCTCCCATTCCAATTTTTAAGGCTTCTGCTCTTCTGAACCAAACCATGGATAAAACCAGCTGACTTGAAGAGGATTGCTTATGGGAGGACCTGACATGGGGCCGAAGAATAAGAGCAAAGGCCGTAAAGGCAACGCTGGCGTTTCCCGGCTGCGCCCCTGTGGG
It encodes the following:
- the IGFBP1 gene encoding insulin-like growth factor-binding protein 1 — protein: MSGMQSLLPWLLLLLLLPLPALLGPGPAGGVGLPPARCAPCTAEKLALCPPVAAGCPETARQPGCGCCQMCALGPGQPCGVYTARCARGLRCRVPPEQPGPLRALLRGQGTCLPPTTGEAVEPTDSVELEDITLESTEMTQDQLLSYQLMFPFGQDKSIPWNAITAYENMKAKRISELKKWREQGPCQKELYRALYKLAKAQQRSGGEIYKFYLPNCSRNGFYHSKQCETSLDGESAGCWCVYPTSGKRIPGSPELKGDAECQQELSSQE